GGGGAGGCCAATGTTCCGCTTGCCCGCGCGGTCGTCGGGGGGCTGGTGAGCTCGACCGCGCTGACCCTGTTCATGGTGCCCATTCTCTACACCGTGATCGTGCGGCGCAAGCCCGCGATCGACGCGCGCCTGGCCGCGGAACTGGGCGATCTCCCGTACGACGGGGCCGCAGAGCAAGGAGTTCACTGATGTCAGTAATACGAGAGAGACGTTCTTCTCTTGTCGGCATTCGTCTGACGATGGCTGCCGCGCTCATGTGCTGGAGCCTCGGAGCGACGGGCTGCGCGGGCAGCGGTGGCGCGCAGGGTGCGTCCCCCGCCGCCAACCTGACCGTGGCGCCCGTGCGCGTGAAGACGGTTCGCCCACAGAAGGGAGCGGCGCTGACCTCGAGCGTCGAGCAGCCCGCCGATGTGGCCTCCTACTACCGTGTCGATCTGCTGGCCCAGACCGCGGGCACGGTGAGGTTCATCGAGAAGACCATGGGCGATTCGGTGAAGGCGGGCGAGCGCCTGGCAGAGCTCGAGCCCCTCGATCGATCGCTGGCGAAGACCGAGAAGGCGATGCTGCGGGCGCCCTTCGATGGCGAGGTATCGGCTCGATCGGTCGATGTGGGTGCGTTCATCTCGAGTGCCGCCATCGTTCCTGGCGCGCCGGCCCTCATCTCCCTGACCCGCACCGACATCGTCACGGTGTCGATGAAGGTGCCGGAGAGCTTCACCGCGTGGGTGACGCCAGACACCGAAGCCGAGCTGCGCTTCGACGCGTTCCCCGGACGCGCGCTGAAGTGCCGGCTCAGCCGCATCTCGCCCTCGATGAGCGCCATTGACCGCACCTTGCTGGTCGAGGTCGATCTGTACAACGGCACGGCCGATCAGTACAAGGCCTTCTCTGCGCGAGAGAAGGCCACGGGCAACGCCGATCTCAAGAGCCGCAAGCTCCCTGTCTTCCCGGAAGGCCTCGACGCGGGTGGCGCCGCGCGCATCAGGCCCGGCATGTTCGGTCGCATGAAGCTCTCCTTCAAAGGAGTCGGCGGCGCAGCGCTCATTCCCAGCAGCGCCATCGTCCGTCAGGGCGGCCTCTCGTATGTCTATCGGGTTGAGGGGGGGAAGGCGTCTCGCGTCCTCGTTCAGGTGAATACCGACGACGGGGTGAACGCGCGCGTGCTGGTTCCAGAGAACGGGGGAGCGAGCACCCGCGAGCTCTCTGAGAGCGATGAGATCGTGGT
This Pseudomonadota bacterium DNA region includes the following protein-coding sequences:
- a CDS encoding HlyD family efflux transporter periplasmic adaptor subunit produces the protein MSVIRERRSSLVGIRLTMAAALMCWSLGATGCAGSGGAQGASPAANLTVAPVRVKTVRPQKGAALTSSVEQPADVASYYRVDLLAQTAGTVRFIEKTMGDSVKAGERLAELEPLDRSLAKTEKAMLRAPFDGEVSARSVDVGAFISSAAIVPGAPALISLTRTDIVTVSMKVPESFTAWVTPDTEAELRFDAFPGRALKCRLSRISPSMSAIDRTLLVEVDLYNGTADQYKAFSAREKATGNADLKSRKLPVFPEGLDAGGAARIRPGMFGRMKLSFKGVGGAALIPSSAIVRQGGLSYVYRVEGGKASRVLVQVNTDDGVNARVLVPENGGASTRELSESDEIVVSNQGELEDGSPVTAAPSP